One Mycolicibacterium fluoranthenivorans DNA segment encodes these proteins:
- a CDS encoding MarR family winged helix-turn-helix transcriptional regulator — protein sequence MPTTTQDVDPLALERQVCFALAVTNRAVLAVYRPLLEPLGLTHPQYLVMLALWDNANADGVPLSVKQVAALLQLEPATISPMLKRLEALGLITRTRSSADERTTHVELTAEGRALRRRALDIPPAVVARLGVDLAELEHLHKVLTRINAAAVAAGALDA from the coding sequence ATGCCCACCACGACCCAAGATGTCGATCCCCTCGCCCTGGAGCGTCAGGTGTGCTTCGCGCTGGCGGTGACCAACCGTGCCGTGCTCGCGGTCTACCGTCCCCTGCTCGAACCGCTCGGCCTCACCCATCCCCAGTACCTGGTGATGCTGGCGCTCTGGGACAACGCCAACGCCGACGGAGTTCCCTTGTCGGTCAAGCAGGTCGCCGCTCTTCTGCAGCTGGAACCGGCCACCATCTCACCCATGCTCAAGCGGCTCGAGGCGCTGGGGCTGATTACCCGCACCCGCAGCAGTGCCGATGAGCGCACCACCCACGTCGAGCTCACGGCGGAGGGCCGTGCGTTACGGCGCCGGGCGCTGGACATCCCGCCCGCCGTGGTCGCCCGCCTCGGTGTCGATCTCGCCGAACTGGAGCACCTGCACAAGGTGCTCACCCGGATCAATGCGGCAGCGGTGGCCGCGGGTGCGCTGGACGCCTAG
- a CDS encoding DUF5313 domain-containing protein, producing the protein MTASQPTTLQYLAYAYGRRLPDSMREWVANDLAGPGAIRRHMIRYSIPPLFILAPLWLLPASLYVHLEMTVPIYFWAVVMAFVLNKIWRRHRLAQHGLDPNLVDLANRERNARLHEDYARRFGPRPESAKWQSNSSPF; encoded by the coding sequence ATGACCGCGTCCCAGCCCACCACGTTGCAGTACCTCGCGTACGCCTATGGACGGCGCCTGCCCGACTCGATGCGTGAGTGGGTGGCCAACGACCTGGCCGGCCCGGGTGCGATCCGGCGGCACATGATCCGGTACTCGATTCCGCCGCTGTTCATCCTGGCCCCCCTGTGGCTGCTGCCGGCGTCGCTGTATGTGCATCTGGAGATGACGGTGCCCATCTATTTCTGGGCCGTGGTGATGGCATTCGTACTCAACAAGATCTGGCGCAGACACCGCCTCGCTCAGCACGGCCTCGACCCCAACCTGGTCGACTTGGCCAACCGCGAGCGCAACGCCCGCCTGCACGAGGACTACGCCCGCCGCTTCGGCCCCCGTCCCGAATCGGCGAAGTGGCAGTCCAACTCAAGTCCGTTCTGA
- a CDS encoding cupin domain-containing protein, which translates to MEKISLTALARQELASARSAGSGRSAHTVYGGHEHALRQTLIALIEGHGLDEHESPGEATLHVIEGRVRLSNAEASWEGSPGDHLVIPRTRHRLDALADSAVLLTVVKPVGPHV; encoded by the coding sequence ATGGAGAAGATCTCATTGACGGCCCTTGCCCGCCAAGAACTGGCCTCAGCCCGCTCCGCCGGCAGCGGTCGCAGTGCACACACCGTCTACGGCGGCCACGAGCACGCCCTGCGGCAGACCCTCATCGCGCTGATCGAGGGGCACGGTCTCGATGAGCACGAGAGCCCGGGGGAGGCCACCCTGCACGTGATCGAAGGCCGGGTCCGGCTCAGTAATGCCGAGGCGAGCTGGGAGGGGTCGCCCGGCGATCACCTCGTCATCCCGCGGACCCGGCACCGCCTGGACGCGCTGGCGGACTCGGCGGTGCTGCTGACCGTCGTCAAGCCCGTCGGGCCGCACGTCTGA
- a CDS encoding SDR family oxidoreductase: MTEKITALVTGANRGLGKQLAIELVARGAKVYAAARRPETVDLPGVIPIQLDITDPASVRRAARIAADVTVLVNNAGVSTRANLLIGPIEDVRLEMETHYFGTLNVIRAFAPIIEGNGGGAILNVLSVLSWLHPHTSGAYASAKAAAWALTDAVREELAPRGVSVSALHVGYMDTDMVTYIPADQKTDPAVVARLAVDGVLDGAPEIIADDISRHAKAALSDTRGGEGAAPSSRA, translated from the coding sequence ATGACTGAGAAGATCACGGCGCTGGTCACCGGCGCCAACCGCGGGCTCGGTAAACAGCTCGCCATCGAACTGGTCGCACGAGGCGCGAAGGTGTACGCCGCGGCGCGGCGGCCCGAGACCGTCGACCTGCCCGGCGTCATCCCGATCCAGCTGGATATCACCGACCCGGCGTCGGTACGCCGAGCCGCCCGGATAGCCGCCGATGTCACGGTGCTGGTGAACAACGCCGGGGTGTCCACCCGGGCCAATCTGCTCATCGGGCCGATCGAGGATGTGCGGCTGGAAATGGAGACGCACTATTTCGGCACGCTCAACGTGATCCGTGCGTTCGCTCCGATCATCGAAGGCAACGGCGGTGGCGCCATCTTGAATGTGTTGTCGGTGCTGTCCTGGCTGCACCCGCACACCTCGGGTGCCTACGCCTCGGCGAAGGCGGCGGCCTGGGCGCTCACCGACGCGGTACGCGAAGAGCTGGCCCCGCGCGGGGTGAGCGTGTCGGCCCTGCACGTCGGCTATATGGACACCGATATGGTCACCTACATCCCGGCCGACCAGAAGACCGATCCCGCGGTGGTCGCCCGGCTGGCCGTGGACGGAGTGCTCGACGGGGCACCGGAGATCATCGCCGACGACATCTCGCGCCACGCCAAAGCGGCGCTGTCCGACACGAGAGGCGGCGAAGGCGCGGCACCGTCATCTCGCGCCTGA
- a CDS encoding LysR family transcriptional regulator, with the protein MELRQLRYFVTVAEELNFGRAAERLRIAGPSLSQQIKVLERELKIQLFDRDRRSVALTAAGAALLPGARALIEQADELRRSAAGLVVSDPVRIGYVNWCPVDWAERAAGVARLRVDTWVMPSHTQAARVAEGSLDLAICWVQGADLDALALEARLVGVDRLYALCPGSDESPVAAKETVALVDTDTASWSSWNRYAEQFAADTGARVMRTDDGGVTGPTFFEHVRNLGRPVLNNPKGQNDVLPRDLVRRPVVGPTPVWTWSLVWRRGESNPIVHAVIDEFTRDTGDLGVLDADAWLPADDPYRSGRQPGQ; encoded by the coding sequence GTGGAGCTGCGCCAATTGCGGTACTTCGTCACCGTGGCCGAGGAGCTGAATTTCGGCCGCGCCGCCGAACGGCTGCGCATCGCGGGTCCGTCGTTGTCGCAGCAGATCAAGGTGCTCGAACGTGAGCTCAAGATCCAGTTGTTCGACCGGGATCGGCGTTCGGTTGCGCTCACCGCGGCAGGGGCCGCGCTGTTGCCCGGTGCGCGGGCACTGATCGAGCAGGCTGACGAATTACGCAGGAGTGCAGCGGGATTGGTGGTCTCCGATCCCGTGCGCATCGGCTACGTCAACTGGTGCCCGGTCGACTGGGCCGAACGGGCCGCGGGGGTGGCGCGGCTTCGGGTGGACACCTGGGTGATGCCGTCGCACACCCAGGCGGCCCGGGTGGCCGAAGGTAGCCTGGATCTGGCGATCTGCTGGGTGCAGGGCGCCGACCTGGATGCGCTGGCGCTGGAGGCCAGACTGGTGGGCGTCGATCGGCTCTACGCCCTGTGTCCGGGCAGCGATGAATCGCCGGTAGCGGCCAAGGAGACCGTCGCGCTGGTCGATACGGACACCGCGAGTTGGTCGTCCTGGAACCGCTACGCCGAGCAGTTCGCCGCCGATACGGGGGCCCGGGTGATGCGCACCGATGACGGCGGAGTCACCGGGCCGACGTTCTTCGAGCATGTGCGCAACCTGGGCAGGCCCGTGCTGAACAATCCCAAAGGGCAGAACGACGTGCTGCCGCGCGATCTGGTGCGCCGGCCGGTGGTGGGACCCACCCCGGTGTGGACGTGGTCACTGGTGTGGCGCCGGGGTGAATCCAATCCGATCGTCCATGCCGTCATCGACGAATTCACACGTGATACAGGCGATTTGGGAGTGCTCGACGCTGATGCGTGGCTTCCGGCCGATGATCCATACCGCAGCGGTCGCCAGCCCGGCCAGTGA
- a CDS encoding LLM class F420-dependent oxidoreductase, whose translation MRFGLFIPQGWRLDLVDIPTAQHWPLMSELAAHADASCWDSVWVYDHFHTVPVPTDEATHEAWSLMAALAATTSRVKLGQMCTAMSYRNPAYLAKVAATVDVISGGRTQMGIGGGWYEHEWRAYGYGFPSAGERLGRLDEGVQIMRDAWRDGRATLDGKYYQVNDAIVAPKPLQDGGPPLWIAGGGEKVTLKIAAKYARYTNFSSAPEEFARKSQIMADHCRDVGTDYGAIVRSANFNAVIGQSEAEVKDRLARIRARQVSKADATAVDAMLANVASPDSATGTPEQVIERLTRLRDLGCEYAILYFPEAAYDRSGIELFEREVIPALG comes from the coding sequence ATGCGCTTCGGACTCTTCATTCCGCAAGGTTGGCGGCTCGATCTCGTCGACATCCCCACCGCACAACACTGGCCGCTGATGAGCGAATTGGCTGCTCATGCCGATGCGAGCTGCTGGGATTCGGTGTGGGTGTACGACCATTTCCACACCGTCCCGGTGCCCACCGACGAGGCCACCCATGAGGCGTGGTCGTTGATGGCGGCGCTGGCCGCGACCACCAGCCGGGTCAAGCTCGGCCAGATGTGCACCGCCATGAGCTACCGCAACCCTGCCTACCTGGCAAAAGTTGCGGCCACCGTCGACGTGATCTCCGGCGGGCGCACCCAGATGGGTATCGGCGGCGGCTGGTACGAGCATGAGTGGCGGGCCTACGGTTACGGTTTCCCGTCCGCAGGCGAACGGCTGGGCCGGCTCGACGAGGGCGTGCAGATCATGCGGGACGCCTGGCGTGACGGCCGCGCCACCCTGGACGGCAAGTACTACCAGGTGAACGACGCCATCGTGGCGCCGAAGCCGCTGCAGGACGGTGGTCCGCCGCTGTGGATCGCCGGCGGCGGCGAGAAGGTCACGTTGAAGATCGCGGCCAAGTACGCGCGGTACACCAACTTCAGCTCGGCCCCTGAGGAGTTCGCCCGCAAATCCCAGATCATGGCCGACCACTGCCGCGATGTCGGCACCGACTACGGCGCCATCGTGCGCTCGGCCAATTTCAACGCCGTGATCGGGCAGTCCGAAGCCGAGGTCAAGGACCGGCTGGCCCGGATCCGGGCCCGTCAGGTCAGCAAGGCCGATGCGACCGCCGTCGACGCGATGCTGGCCAATGTCGCCTCACCCGACTCGGCGACCGGCACCCCCGAACAGGTCATCGAGCGGCTCACGCGGTTGCGCGACCTCGGGTGCGAGTACGCCATCCTCTACTTCCCCGAGGCCGCGTATGACCGGTCCGGTATCGAGTTGTTCGAGCGCGAGGTCATCCCGGCGCTCGGCTAA